The following DNA comes from Pseudomonas marginalis.
GCCGGCTCGCTCCCGAGAGCTGGTGGATGCGCTGATGGCGGCCAAGAAAGACGTCTGCTACCTGGAGATCGATGCACCGCAAGGCCATGACGCCTTCCTGATTCCGATCCCGCGCTACCTCCAGGCTTTCAGCAACTACATGAACCGCATTACTTTGTGAGAACGCCATGAGAGCCGACCTGGACATCATCCAAGACTGGATCCCCGCCGGCAGCCGCGTGCTCGACCTGGGCTGCGGCGATGGCGAACTGCTGAGCTGGCTGCGCGACAACAAGCAAGTCACCGGCTACGGCCTGGAAAACGACCCGGACAACATCGCCCAGTGCGTGGCCAAGGGCATCAACGTGATCGAGCAGGACCTGGACAAGGGCCTGGGCAACTTCGCCAGCAACAGCTTCGATATCGTGGTGATGACCCAGGCCCTGCAAGCGGTGCACTACCCGGACCGCATCCTCGACGAAATGCTGCGCGTGGGTCGCCAGTGCATCATCACCTTCCCCAACTTCGGGCACTGGCGCTGCCGCTGGTACCTGGCGACCAAGGGCCGCATGCCAGTCTCGGATTTCCTGCCGTA
Coding sequences within:
- the metW gene encoding methionine biosynthesis protein MetW, with the protein product MRADLDIIQDWIPAGSRVLDLGCGDGELLSWLRDNKQVTGYGLENDPDNIAQCVAKGINVIEQDLDKGLGNFASNSFDIVVMTQALQAVHYPDRILDEMLRVGRQCIITFPNFGHWRCRWYLATKGRMPVSDFLPYTWYNTPNIHFCTFEDFEALCGEREAKVINRLAVDQQHRHGWASKLWPNLLGEIGIYRVSSPGLTDHKIAV